The following are from one region of the candidate division WOR-3 bacterium genome:
- a CDS encoding SDR family oxidoreductase, producing the protein MKDFKNKNFLITGASSGLGKALAYKIAKEGGNILIGSRKREILENIKDEILSKFNVKVITTFLDVTDKNSVKNFIFVALESFDSIDCLINNAGMGLYSKIEDVTDEDFQKLFDLNVKGVFLLTREVIPYMKKQGKGIIVNVSSLAGYVGTPYMSIYAATKFAVRGFTDSLRRELKPFRIKVIGVYPGPFESDFFKNAINKIGAQNVSKNKLMWSNSEKVAEKIIEGIKKGKKNIYIKPLWKVIAKMHDNIPFLFDLFLSSNKYYKNFEN; encoded by the coding sequence ATGAAAGATTTTAAAAACAAAAATTTTTTAATAACAGGTGCTTCCTCAGGTCTTGGAAAAGCACTTGCTTATAAAATTGCAAAAGAAGGCGGTAATATTTTAATTGGTTCAAGGAAAAGAGAAATTCTTGAAAATATTAAAGATGAAATTCTTTCAAAATTCAATGTTAAGGTAATAACCACTTTTTTAGATGTTACCGATAAAAACAGTGTTAAAAATTTTATTTTTGTAGCACTGGAAAGTTTTGACAGTATAGATTGTCTTATAAACAATGCTGGAATGGGTTTATATTCAAAAATTGAAGATGTAACAGATGAAGATTTTCAAAAATTATTTGACCTTAATGTTAAAGGAGTTTTTCTTTTAACAAGAGAAGTTATTCCCTACATGAAAAAACAGGGGAAAGGAATTATTGTAAATGTTTCCTCCCTTGCCGGATATGTAGGAACTCCCTATATGAGCATATATGCAGCAACAAAATTTGCAGTTCGCGGTTTTACTGATTCTTTAAGAAGGGAATTAAAACCTTTTAGGATTAAAGTTATTGGTGTTTATCCTGGTCCCTTTGAATCAGACTTTTTTAAAAATGCAATAAATAAAATTGGAGCCCAGAATGTTTCAAAAAATAAATTGATGTGGTCTAACTCAGAAAAAGTTGCAGAAAAAATTATAGAAGGTATTAAAAAAGGCAAAAAGAATATATACATAAAACCCCTCTGGAAAGTAATTGCTAAAATGCATGATAATATTCCCTTTTTATTTGACCTTTTCCTTTCCTCAAATAAATATTATAAAAATTTTGAAAATTAA
- the recJ gene encoding single-stranded-DNA-specific exonuclease RecJ yields the protein MKKRRWFLKTDRIPSKENLLNFLLEIRGIEDKESFLNPELSYIYSHFKLKGVHESAIRLKEAIEKNEKIGLYLDYDVDGITGGALLYRNLKKLGVEPEVKLPNRLKEGYGIQIEGLKELKDKGTKLVITVDSGIRAFEAAEWAFKNGIDLIITDHHVPSKELPPAFSIINPHINYPFKYLSGVGVVFKFLLYFNEIMGKDIKELLWDLDLVALGTVADIVPLISENRVFTYLGIKILEKSKKLGIRALKKISGREENLRTRDIAFILAPRLNSAGRISDAILSFKLLVSKEREEVIEIARKLEKLNKERQKEQERILKEVISIIEKEEKNKDYFIVVKGKDFHPGVIGIVSSKITEKYSRPSIVFTEEGDILRGSARGIKNLNLMEILDKLSDIIIEYGGHKSAAGLKIYKKDYEKFEERINTITSLLVKEEDLEPEIEIDAKFPIEEWDINLYKEVIEKLEPFGEGNQKPVFLEEEVFCMGDIKLRKNEHLDFYIGKNGKFFRAFVPERPDVYNRIISGKTKISVIYTPEIDYYSKKRNLSFKILDLDIKDERF from the coding sequence ATGAAAAAAAGGAGATGGTTTTTAAAGACAGATAGAATTCCTTCAAAGGAAAATTTACTTAATTTTTTACTTGAAATAAGAGGAATAGAGGATAAGGAAAGTTTTTTAAATCCTGAACTTTCCTATATATACTCACATTTTAAATTAAAAGGGGTTCATGAATCAGCAATAAGGTTAAAAGAAGCAATAGAAAAAAATGAAAAAATAGGTCTTTATTTAGATTATGATGTAGATGGAATAACAGGTGGAGCGCTTTTATATAGAAATCTAAAAAAATTGGGGGTAGAACCAGAAGTAAAACTTCCGAACCGTTTAAAAGAGGGCTACGGTATTCAAATTGAAGGTTTAAAGGAATTAAAAGATAAAGGCACAAAACTCGTTATTACCGTTGATTCAGGAATAAGAGCTTTTGAAGCAGCAGAATGGGCTTTTAAAAATGGGATTGATCTTATTATTACTGATCACCATGTTCCTTCAAAAGAACTTCCTCCTGCCTTTTCAATAATAAATCCACATATTAATTATCCTTTTAAGTATCTTTCAGGTGTTGGAGTTGTATTTAAATTTTTACTTTATTTTAATGAGATTATGGGAAAGGATATAAAAGAACTTTTATGGGACCTTGATCTTGTTGCTCTTGGAACAGTTGCTGATATTGTTCCACTTATATCTGAAAACAGAGTTTTTACTTATCTTGGAATTAAAATATTAGAAAAATCAAAAAAGTTAGGAATTAGGGCACTAAAAAAAATTTCTGGAAGAGAAGAAAATTTAAGAACAAGGGATATTGCCTTTATCCTTGCTCCAAGATTAAATTCAGCAGGAAGAATAAGTGATGCAATTTTATCATTTAAACTCCTTGTCTCTAAAGAAAGAGAAGAGGTTATAGAAATAGCAAGGAAACTCGAAAAACTGAATAAAGAAAGACAGAAGGAACAGGAGAGAATATTGAAAGAAGTTATTTCAATTATTGAGAAAGAAGAAAAAAATAAAGATTACTTTATTGTAGTAAAAGGTAAAGATTTTCATCCAGGTGTAATAGGAATTGTATCATCAAAAATTACTGAAAAATATTCAAGACCTTCAATTGTTTTCACAGAGGAGGGAGATATTTTAAGAGGATCTGCAAGGGGGATAAAAAATTTAAATCTTATGGAAATACTTGATAAACTGAGTGACATAATTATTGAATACGGTGGACACAAAAGTGCTGCAGGTCTTAAGATATATAAAAAAGATTATGAAAAATTTGAAGAAAGAATAAATACAATAACTTCCCTTTTAGTTAAAGAAGAAGATTTAGAACCTGAAATTGAAATTGATGCAAAATTTCCTATAGAGGAATGGGATATAAATCTTTATAAAGAAGTTATAGAAAAACTTGAACCCTTTGGTGAAGGTAATCAAAAACCAGTTTTTCTTGAAGAAGAAGTTTTCTGCATGGGGGACATCAAACTTAGAAAAAATGAACATCTTGATTTTTACATAGGCAAAAATGGAAAATTTTTCAGAGCCTTTGTTCCTGAAAGACCTGATGTTTATAATAGAATAATATCAGGTAAAACAAAAATTTCTGTTATCTATACACCTGAAATTGATTATTATTCAAAAAAGAGAAATTTATCCTTTAAAATTTTAGATCTTGATATTAAAGATGAAAGATTTTAA
- a CDS encoding ROK family protein, with protein sequence MKIKVAGCDIGGTRVKFCLYDGEKFFDEKVFEINPEEDFLKEIIEFLNKIEGLKAIGFGIPGVIEEGNILRFAPNLPFLFGKNLDEVITDRLKVKKVFFDNDCHMNAYGEWRLGKAKGLECFIFLTLGTGVGGAVFIEGKLFRGYKNLGAEFGHVTVDPDGPICNCGNRGCLEAFASKTGIRNFLYKKKKEGVEHILTRNPLKVEPEAVYEMAKKGDTLAIECFKNLGWALGIALSDFAKVFSPQKFIIGGGISNAFEIFYPFILEEYSLRVPHYLLNIKIEMADLKDKAGMYGASLYAYDSILKEK encoded by the coding sequence ATGAAAATAAAAGTGGCTGGTTGCGACATAGGTGGAACAAGAGTGAAATTTTGTTTATATGATGGCGAAAAATTCTTTGATGAAAAGGTATTTGAAATAAATCCTGAAGAAGATTTTTTAAAAGAAATAATTGAATTTTTAAATAAAATTGAAGGATTAAAAGCTATCGGTTTTGGAATTCCAGGTGTTATTGAAGAAGGTAACATTTTAAGATTTGCTCCAAATCTTCCCTTCTTATTCGGAAAAAATCTTGATGAAGTTATAACAGATAGATTGAAAGTGAAAAAAGTTTTTTTTGATAATGACTGTCATATGAATGCCTATGGGGAATGGAGACTTGGAAAAGCAAAGGGTCTTGAATGCTTCATATTTTTAACTCTTGGAACAGGTGTTGGAGGAGCAGTTTTCATTGAGGGGAAGTTGTTCAGGGGTTATAAAAATCTTGGAGCAGAATTTGGACATGTAACTGTTGACCCTGATGGACCTATATGTAACTGTGGAAATAGGGGTTGTCTTGAAGCTTTTGCTTCAAAAACAGGAATAAGGAATTTTCTTTATAAGAAAAAGAAGGAGGGAGTTGAACATATTTTAACAAGAAATCCTTTAAAAGTAGAACCTGAAGCAGTTTATGAAATGGCAAAAAAGGGGGATACTTTAGCAATTGAATGTTTTAAAAATTTAGGATGGGCACTTGGAATAGCACTATCTGATTTTGCAAAGGTATTTTCACCACAAAAATTTATAATAGGCGGAGGGATTTCAAATGCTTTTGAAATTTTTTATCCCTTTATTCTTGAAGAGTATTCTTTAAGGGTTCCCCATTATCTTTTGAATATAAAAATTGAAATGGCTGATCTAAAGGATAAAGCAGGTATGTATGGTGCCTCTCTATACGCCTATGATTCAATTCTTAAAGAAAAATAA
- the murA gene encoding UDP-N-acetylglucosamine 1-carboxyvinyltransferase, whose product MNSKKYLLIEGSHPLTGEVEIQGAKNSALPLFASMLVMDGKTRFTKIPVVDDVKTMISLLSHLGLNINIDKKNKCVEIENKGIKDVSAPISFIQKMRASIYVLGPLLVMEGKAKVGIPGGCSFGPRPINFHLEALKKMGAKIDIEGGFIIARANKLKGTKIKFKRVSVGATAHIAITASRIEEETILENISLEPEVIHLFDFLKSCGVKIEIEGRRAIIKGNSNLKPPLNFENIPDRIEAGTYMMFVSGTGGEIILKPNPSKYLESVIRVLRKMGVYIEDKGDFLYLKREKDLNSCNITTSPYPGYPTDLQPQIVALLTQATGKSLVKERIYPERFGYVGELIKMGADIEVGHGYAKIEGKTRLKGAPLFAPDIRAGAGLILASLVAEGKSQVIGIENIKRGYEKIDKKLKKLGARVEIRE is encoded by the coding sequence TTGAATAGTAAAAAGTATCTTTTAATTGAGGGTTCTCATCCTTTAACAGGAGAAGTAGAAATTCAGGGTGCAAAGAATTCTGCCTTACCTCTTTTTGCCTCAATGCTTGTAATGGATGGAAAAACAAGGTTTACTAAAATTCCAGTTGTTGATGATGTTAAAACAATGATCTCCCTTTTATCACATCTTGGGTTAAATATAAATATTGATAAAAAGAACAAATGTGTGGAAATTGAAAATAAAGGAATTAAAGATGTGTCAGCACCTATTTCCTTTATTCAGAAAATGAGGGCTTCAATATATGTCTTAGGACCTCTTCTTGTAATGGAAGGTAAAGCAAAAGTTGGGATTCCTGGAGGATGTTCCTTTGGACCAAGACCTATAAACTTTCATTTAGAGGCTTTAAAAAAAATGGGGGCAAAAATTGATATAGAGGGAGGATTTATAATTGCAAGAGCAAATAAACTTAAAGGAACAAAAATAAAATTTAAAAGAGTAAGTGTGGGAGCAACTGCTCATATTGCAATAACAGCTTCAAGAATTGAAGAAGAGACTATTCTTGAAAATATATCTCTTGAACCAGAAGTTATTCATCTTTTTGATTTTTTAAAAAGCTGCGGTGTAAAAATTGAGATTGAGGGAAGAAGAGCAATTATAAAGGGAAATAGTAATTTAAAACCACCTTTAAATTTTGAAAACATACCAGATAGAATAGAAGCAGGAACTTATATGATGTTTGTTTCAGGAACAGGTGGTGAAATCATTTTAAAACCAAACCCTTCTAAATATCTTGAAAGTGTTATAAGGGTATTAAGAAAAATGGGAGTTTATATAGAAGATAAAGGTGATTTTCTTTATTTAAAAAGAGAAAAAGATTTAAATTCTTGTAACATAACAACATCACCCTATCCTGGTTATCCAACAGATTTACAGCCCCAAATTGTTGCTCTTTTAACACAGGCAACAGGTAAAAGCCTTGTAAAAGAGAGAATTTATCCTGAGAGGTTTGGTTATGTTGGAGAGCTTATAAAAATGGGTGCTGATATTGAAGTGGGACATGGTTATGCAAAAATAGAAGGGAAAACCAGATTAAAAGGCGCTCCTCTTTTTGCACCTGACATAAGAGCAGGAGCAGGTTTAATACTTGCAAGTCTTGTAGCAGAAGGTAAATCTCAGGTTATTGGAATAGAAAATATAAAAAGAGGATATGAGAAAATTGATAAAAAACTGAAAAAATTGGGAGCACGGGTTGAAATTAGAGAGTGA
- a CDS encoding membrane dipeptidase — MEKIIFDLHQDLLEPLLKKDNFEKDFFKFNVISVFTPLIWKDKKFVETLDIYKALRTIETYREFAEKNGLIIIEKKEDLKRVLNSDKKGFILEIEGCSFILDKYILKAFINLGVRIFTLTWNFSNHIASSCAEKNDFGLTNFGREIVEEIVSNKCIIDLAHSGRKTFYDVYKLKIPFIVSHTGILNKPKTKRNISFEEMKRIKKRRGIVGIGLGNIFFERRINKKEVLKEIKKLIKKYPENIALGSDLFGLSEKHIIEGLYSYKEIKEALEEFPENFLYLNAYKFFEENLP; from the coding sequence ATGGAAAAAATAATATTTGACCTTCACCAAGATTTACTTGAACCACTGCTTAAGAAAGATAATTTTGAAAAAGATTTTTTCAAGTTTAATGTTATATCTGTATTTACTCCTCTTATATGGAAGGATAAAAAATTTGTTGAAACTCTTGACATTTATAAGGCTTTAAGAACAATTGAAACATATAGGGAATTTGCTGAAAAAAATGGTTTAATTATTATTGAGAAAAAAGAGGATTTAAAAAGGGTTTTAAATTCCGATAAAAAGGGATTTATCCTTGAAATTGAAGGATGTTCTTTTATACTTGATAAATATATTTTAAAGGCATTTATCAATCTCGGTGTTAGAATTTTTACACTAACATGGAACTTTTCCAATCACATAGCATCCTCCTGTGCTGAAAAAAATGATTTTGGTCTGACGAATTTTGGAAGGGAAATTGTTGAAGAGATAGTTTCAAATAAATGTATAATTGATCTTGCCCATTCTGGAAGAAAAACCTTTTATGATGTTTATAAATTAAAAATTCCTTTTATTGTTTCCCATACTGGAATCCTTAATAAGCCAAAAACAAAGAGAAATATTTCTTTTGAAGAAATGAAAAGGATTAAAAAGAGGAGAGGAATTGTGGGTATTGGTCTTGGTAACATTTTTTTTGAAAGGAGAATTAATAAAAAAGAAGTTTTAAAGGAAATAAAAAAGTTAATAAAAAAATATCCCGAAAATATTGCCCTCGGCTCTGATTTATTCGGTTTATCAGAAAAACATATAATTGAGGGTTTATATTCTTATAAGGAAATAAAAGAAGCCTTGGAAGAATTTCCTGAAAATTTTTTATATTTAAATGCTTATAAATTTTTTGAAGAAAATTTACCTTAA
- a CDS encoding glycosyltransferase family 39 protein: MVPLYTPMIQFLKKNKLSIIFLFVLFLSGIIFIEKYPHSTFHLTSDSYEYANIAKNLVLKKNFFVNNIYALQLAFDFSRKIPVPSILRMPLYPLSISIFFKIFGISDKTILLTSFLFYIISGIFLLIFLDIFKLEDSIKILTLIFFMLNPIYLDLTFKGLSEPFAVSLFFLFLIFLFKGENLKDFLLSGFFLSLFILTRYYISLLFLFPVFFIFYRNKVSIKNIIIFLISVFLPLLPWLIRIYKITGNPFFNLGFYSLYGFEFANIPYKTSLNIRFSSFIENKIDSFFFYLKNLDKLTPFYLFPFAFLFKSSDENLKNLKTFLILSLLIFAPILGFINPEHRFLLYLSPLIILFSISFLNNFKSFFKFFVIFTLILIIHENKNIIKDCIKRNESFLLSEKVLKEIESLTPQDKFLISNADALIGFYTGRTCIFPLTYFEDYDYLFKLIPVDGIIIFQGVYRLFYMKYSFRDYEDYLKKEFPFTKKFPDGTVIYLRRY, translated from the coding sequence ATGGTGCCTCTCTATACGCCTATGATTCAATTCTTAAAGAAAAATAAATTATCTATAATTTTTCTTTTTGTTTTATTTTTATCAGGAATAATCTTTATAGAAAAATATCCCCATTCAACATTTCATTTAACAAGTGATAGCTATGAGTATGCTAACATTGCAAAAAATTTAGTTTTAAAAAAGAATTTTTTTGTAAATAACATTTATGCCCTTCAACTTGCTTTTGATTTTTCAAGGAAAATACCGGTTCCATCAATTTTAAGAATGCCACTTTATCCCCTTTCAATCTCAATTTTTTTCAAAATTTTTGGAATAAGTGATAAAACTATTCTTTTAACAAGTTTTTTATTTTATATAATTTCAGGAATATTTCTTTTAATTTTTCTTGATATTTTTAAATTAGAAGATAGTATTAAAATTTTAACACTTATTTTTTTTATGTTAAACCCAATTTATCTTGATTTAACTTTTAAAGGATTATCAGAACCTTTTGCTGTTTCTTTATTTTTTTTATTTTTAATTTTTTTATTTAAAGGTGAAAATTTAAAAGATTTTTTATTATCAGGTTTTTTTCTTTCTCTTTTTATTCTGACAAGATATTATATTTCCCTTTTATTTCTTTTCCCTGTTTTCTTTATTTTTTATAGAAATAAGGTAAGTATTAAAAACATAATTATTTTTCTTATTTCAGTTTTTTTACCGCTTTTACCCTGGCTTATAAGAATTTATAAAATAACAGGTAATCCCTTTTTTAATCTCGGTTTTTATTCTCTTTATGGATTTGAATTTGCAAATATACCCTATAAAACTTCTTTGAATATAAGATTTTCTTCTTTTATTGAAAATAAAATTGATTCATTCTTTTTTTATTTAAAAAACCTTGATAAATTAACACCCTTTTATCTTTTTCCTTTTGCCTTTTTGTTTAAAAGTTCTGATGAAAATTTAAAAAACTTAAAAACTTTTCTAATATTATCTCTTTTAATATTTGCACCTATACTTGGATTTATAAATCCTGAACATCGCTTTCTACTTTATCTTTCACCTCTTATAATTCTTTTTTCTATATCTTTTTTAAATAATTTTAAAAGCTTTTTTAAATTTTTTGTAATTTTTACTTTAATTCTTATAATTCATGAAAATAAAAATATCATTAAGGATTGTATAAAAAGAAATGAAAGTTTCCTTTTAAGTGAAAAAGTTTTAAAAGAAATTGAATCTCTAACACCTCAAGATAAATTTTTAATAAGTAATGCTGATGCTCTTATAGGTTTTTACACTGGAAGAACATGTATATTCCCTCTAACATATTTTGAAGATTATGATTATTTATTTAAACTTATTCCTGTCGATGGAATAATTATCTTTCAAGGAGTTTATAGACTCTTTTATATGAAATACAGTTTCAGGGATTATGAAGATTATTTAAAAAAAGAGTTTCCCTTTACAAAAAAGTTTCCTGATGGAACAGTTATTTACTTAAGAAGATATTAA
- a CDS encoding CapA family protein produces the protein MVDTLFLTIALMGDLVLGNVLKDRIPPDSGFILFKNVKNFIEESDLSFANFEGVFNIDVIDRNKEYRFLFPLSSLKGLKKSGIKGFSIANNHIYDGGEKAAKKTYEILKKEGFIVSGLKGTFDTFRIKNLKVGFIAYSVYDYTNNLLKEDDLKLAEVLAKKTDILIVSIHAGAEGDSAMHVKDKFEYFYGEKRGNVKKLARYLVDIGSDIVFGHGPHVIRGIEIYKERIIAYSLSNFACFWGLNLDYPRNISFILKVKVNSTGEFIEGEIVPLVLIPPGIPEYDEKEEALKILQKLIREDELKNVKIEGKKILR, from the coding sequence ATGGTTGATACACTATTTCTAACAATTGCCTTAATGGGAGACCTTGTGCTCGGTAATGTTTTGAAAGATAGAATTCCCCCTGATTCTGGATTTATTCTTTTTAAAAATGTTAAAAATTTTATAGAAGAATCTGATTTATCCTTTGCAAATTTTGAAGGAGTATTTAATATTGATGTAATAGATAGAAATAAAGAATATAGATTCCTTTTTCCTTTAAGTTCATTAAAGGGGCTAAAAAAAAGTGGAATAAAGGGATTTTCAATTGCAAATAATCATATCTATGATGGAGGGGAAAAGGCAGCAAAAAAAACTTATGAAATTTTAAAAAAGGAAGGTTTCATAGTTTCAGGTTTAAAAGGAACCTTTGATACTTTTAGAATTAAAAATTTAAAAGTGGGTTTTATTGCCTATTCAGTTTATGATTATACGAACAATTTATTAAAGGAAGATGATTTAAAGTTAGCAGAAGTTTTAGCAAAAAAAACTGATATTTTAATTGTATCGATACATGCAGGAGCAGAAGGTGATTCTGCAATGCATGTAAAAGATAAGTTTGAATACTTTTATGGTGAAAAAAGGGGGAATGTAAAAAAATTAGCAAGGTATTTAGTTGATATAGGTTCTGATATAGTATTTGGTCATGGTCCACATGTTATAAGGGGTATTGAGATTTATAAGGAAAGAATAATTGCTTATTCACTTTCTAATTTTGCCTGTTTCTGGGGATTAAACCTTGATTATCCGAGAAATATATCATTTATATTAAAAGTGAAAGTAAATTCAACTGGAGAATTTATTGAGGGGGAGATAGTTCCATTAGTATTAATTCCACCTGGTATACCTGAATATGATGAAAAAGAAGAAGCGTTAAAAATTTTACAGAAACTCATTAGGGAAGATGAACTTAAAAATGTAAAGATAGAGGGGAAAAAAATTTTAAGGTAA
- a CDS encoding N-6 DNA methylase, translated as MKRKIKYKSNREKILINQNIKNGYVKDLGMGTYISAEKKRREFGAHLTSIDIFRKFILPEIKDILYNHSWIDLFAGEGNLILPILEVIPEDKRVEFFKEHILLFDIQKEMVEKAIEKALSYGIPYKIAKENIQLRDTLQNYPDFKHLKHPPYHITNPPYLYLGYIVKHSDRNLTYFCGPNEGYQDLYQIALINDLRHNIEKMIYIIPTNFLFGFSVSNKIRRDFLPFYDIKKAIIFERKIFEFTGTNVCICFFERKQKPSQEPIIFKALKINNKTIEKEYKLLPKNFYRAGSEFDEFVSSFKSSSPLKIKFYLTLEEVKKNKGPYQVKLLDVNTFSNGYYKVNTYSVNERLYKKLQQNPLFVRTLDTGSWEGRAGIYNVKETFGVDGIVVTKEKYRTHPIQIFITPELSFDDLSLLKNYFNLALEYFRDITDSEFLTTFKYSDSDYVRKYLGLSQAKKLLETFPVHLMFPKTKEILRILIEQKNMEGIKDILLSLKEKFGNQSALF; from the coding sequence ATGAAACGTAAAATTAAATATAAATCAAACCGAGAAAAAATTTTAATTAATCAAAATATAAAAAATGGGTATGTTAAAGATTTAGGAATGGGAACTTATATTTCGGCAGAAAAAAAGCGAAGAGAATTTGGTGCACATCTTACCTCCATAGACATTTTTAGAAAATTTATTCTTCCAGAGATTAAAGATATTCTCTATAACCATAGTTGGATAGACCTATTTGCTGGCGAAGGTAACCTAATTTTACCTATATTAGAAGTAATTCCTGAAGATAAAAGAGTAGAATTCTTTAAAGAACATATCCTTCTTTTTGATATACAGAAAGAAATGGTTGAGAAGGCTATTGAAAAGGCACTAAGTTATGGGATTCCTTATAAGATAGCGAAAGAAAATATTCAACTAAGGGATACTTTACAAAACTATCCAGACTTTAAACATTTAAAACATCCCCCTTATCATATAACCAATCCCCCTTATCTTTATTTAGGATATATTGTCAAACATTCTGACAGAAATTTGACATATTTTTGTGGTCCTAATGAAGGCTATCAAGACTTGTATCAAATTGCTCTTATTAATGATTTAAGACACAATATAGAAAAAATGATTTATATAATCCCTACTAATTTTTTATTTGGTTTTTCTGTATCTAATAAAATTAGAAGAGATTTTCTTCCTTTTTATGATATCAAAAAAGCAATTATTTTTGAGAGAAAAATCTTTGAGTTTACAGGAACTAATGTTTGTATATGTTTTTTTGAAAGAAAACAAAAGCCATCCCAAGAACCAATCATTTTTAAAGCTTTAAAGATAAACAACAAAACCATAGAAAAAGAATATAAGCTATTGCCTAAGAATTTTTACAGAGCCGGGAGCGAATTTGATGAATTTGTCTCTTCTTTCAAATCTTCTTCACCATTAAAAATTAAATTTTATTTAACATTAGAAGAAGTTAAAAAAAATAAAGGTCCATACCAAGTTAAACTATTGGATGTAAATACTTTTTCTAATGGCTATTATAAAGTTAATACTTACTCGGTTAATGAAAGACTTTATAAAAAATTACAACAGAATCCTTTATTTGTAAGAACTCTAGATACCGGAAGCTGGGAAGGTAGAGCCGGAATTTATAATGTTAAAGAAACATTTGGAGTTGATGGGATAGTGGTGACAAAAGAAAAATACCGAACCCATCCAATTCAGATTTTTATAACCCCAGAACTTTCTTTTGATGATTTATCTTTATTAAAAAATTATTTTAATTTAGCACTTGAGTATTTTAGAGATATTACAGACAGTGAGTTCTTGACTACTTTTAAATATTCTGATTCTGATTATGTCCGGAAATATTTAGGATTATCTCAAGCGAAAAAATTATTAGAAACCTTCCCTGTTCATTTAATGTTTCCTAAAACTAAAGAGATATTAAGAATTTTAATAGAGCAAAAAAATATGGAAGGAATAAAAGATATTCTATTAAGTTTAAAAGAAAAATTTGGAAACCAATCAGCACTTTTTTGA
- the sppA gene encoding signal peptide peptidase SppA: MNKRILIVILFSVFIILIYILSFLSIKTQKKEIVKGGVGILEVKDVLIDSKTYRKNLDYLKKRKDVKALLIYINSPGGGVVASQEIYYSIKKFKEEKNVPVLAYISAVGASGGYYVAISADKIMAAPGAITGSIGVIAEFPSFYELLEKIGIKFRVFKKGKFKDVGSPFRDISEEEKKYLEDLLDDVYRQFFKEVAIRRNLDTLNLKEWAEGKIFTGRQAKKLGLIDTLGTYEDALLLAGKLAGIKEKPKEIRPPERRRGLFYKFFEELINLNFLKLKYIMVF, translated from the coding sequence ATGAACAAAAGAATTTTAATAGTAATTTTATTTTCTGTGTTTATCATTTTAATATATATACTTTCCTTTCTTTCAATAAAAACCCAGAAGAAGGAAATAGTTAAAGGAGGAGTTGGAATACTTGAAGTTAAGGATGTTCTTATTGATTCCAAAACATACAGAAAAAACCTCGATTATCTTAAAAAAAGAAAAGATGTTAAGGCTTTGCTTATTTACATAAATTCTCCTGGTGGAGGTGTAGTTGCGTCACAGGAAATATACTATTCTATAAAAAAATTTAAAGAAGAGAAAAATGTTCCTGTTTTGGCTTATATTTCAGCAGTTGGTGCTTCAGGAGGTTATTATGTTGCAATTTCTGCTGATAAGATAATGGCTGCTCCTGGTGCAATAACAGGTTCAATTGGTGTTATAGCAGAGTTTCCATCCTTTTATGAACTTTTGGAAAAAATAGGAATAAAGTTTAGGGTTTTTAAGAAGGGAAAGTTTAAGGATGTTGGTTCACCCTTCAGGGATATTTCAGAAGAAGAAAAGAAATATCTTGAAGATTTACTTGATGATGTATACAGGCAATTTTTTAAAGAAGTTGCAATAAGGAGGAATCTTGATACTTTAAATTTAAAGGAATGGGCAGAGGGTAAAATATTCACAGGAAGACAGGCTAAAAAATTGGGACTTATTGATACACTTGGAACCTATGAGGATGCTCTTCTATTAGCTGGAAAACTTGCTGGAATAAAAGAAAAACCAAAGGAAATTAGACCGCCTGAAAGAAGAAGGGGGCTTTTTTATAAGTTTTTTGAAGAGTTAATTAATTTAAACTTTTTAAAATTAAAATACATAATGGTTTTTTAA